The stretch of DNA ACATAAGCTTTAAAGCTTTCCAACAACGATTCTAATGCATCAAACTCATCTAACTCATAATAAATCTTTAATAGAGTTACCTTCGAATCCATCATCAACTCCCGATCTGTATTACTCAATACCATAAACATTTTCATCGCCTTCTGATACTCCTGTGTCATATAATATAGCTTAGCCATATTATAATTGGTATAACTCTCCCTGTGTCTAATATTAAGATAAGGAGCATAGTGACTAATAAATTGACGTACCCATTCATAGTCTCCATATTTTAGGCCTGCTGCTACAATATTTTTGTAGGTAAATCGGGATAGTTGACCATCTCCTACAAAAATACCATCCACTAAGCCCGCCTTGTATAAATCAAAAATATCTTTGGTAAACTCCTCCCGCCCCAAATTTAAATGCTTGATAAAAAAACTAATTGTTATTAGATAAAAATCTTTTAGTTCTTCAACCCTAAAAAGTTGGCTATGCTCCAAAAACGTTGTTTTTAATTTCATACAAGCCTCTATATCATTAAGGTTGGTCAAAGCCTTGTAACTATAATAATAAACCGCAATAGTGGGAATTTCCAACCAGTCCTCTTTTTCTATTTGATCCAATATGGGCTCCACCATCCTTAATTCATAGGTTGTACTAAACACATTTTGATGGCTTAAAGCAGTTACACAATATTTTAGTTTATTGGTCATATAATAGATGTCAAAACTATCTAGCACTTCCTGTACATTTTTTGCTTCTAAGCGTTTTTTTTCTTGAGCAAAAAGAAACTGTTCTTGTTGTAGTTCGTAATCTAAATAGTAATATTCGGTATCTTTATATTGGCTTTTATTGAGTAAAAATTCGCTATACTTAAAAGAAGATTTAAAGCATTTTTCTAATTTTCTCGTTCTATAAACAGACAGGAGTGCTTTGTTTCTCAATGCTTCTTCAGATTCTAGTGCCTCATATACCAAAAATTTATCAATTAGCTTTTGTAAATAAGACATGGTATTCCTAATTTTTTGAGGATTGTATTTCCGATTTGGAAAAATCTCGTCAAAAGCATCCTTTATCCTGTAACTTTTATGTGTCATTAGATAGTCCAAGAGTCTATGTACTTCGTCATGTTTGTTGTGGTAAGGAGAATGAACAAATTTACGAAGACGATTTTGCTCTGGTTTAGACAATGAAGAGAATACTTCTATTAATTTACTTTTATACATAAAACATCTATAATCAAACAAAAAAAACACTAAAAATCAATATTTTAAAGAGAACAATATACAAAAAAACATCTATAAATTGCATTTAATGTCTTTCATTTTCATCTTTCAATCATTGATATTTGTATGATGCAAGAAACCTCTATAGGAGCCAAACCCCAAACAGCTTAAAATCTGTCTCCTTCGAAAATTTTAATGACTATGAACTACCTAAAAATATTTTTTTGCTTGGCATTTTTTTTCCTATTAGGTAACAAAACCTATGCGTCCCATGCTGCTGCTGCTGATTTGAGCTACACTTGCTTAGGCAATAATCGCTATCAAATAAAACTTAGGTTGTATCGAGACTGTAGCGGGATTGCATTACCAAGTTCTGTATTGATTGACCTCAATGGCGGGGGCTCCTGTGCAGGGCTTACCCAAAGTATTCCCTTGGCGCTAAGTTCTATCACAGAGGTTCCTATTGCCTGCACTCCCTTTTTAGGGCAAAGTACCTGTAATGGAGGAATTGTTCCTGGATATGAAGAAAATACTTACATAGGTACCCTCGATCTATCTAGTTTTCCTGTCGGTTGTACTTGGACCATCAGCTATTCGAGCTGTTGCAGAAATGCAACCATAACAAACCTAAATAACCCCTCGTCCCAAAATTTGTATATCGAAACAACATTATTAGATGGTAATATCACCTGCAATTCATCTCCTACTTTTGCTAATATTCCCATCTTTGTTGTTTGCGATAGTTTGGCGCAATCTATCTCCAACTCTGTAATAGAAGCAGATGGAGATTCTATTGTTTATTCATTAACGGCCCCTTTGGCTGCTACAGGCTCCCCTATTAGTTATGCAACAGGATTTTCGCCTACCAATCCACTAACTACCTCATCTGGCGTTAATTTTAATCCTTCAAATGGTCAATTAAATTTTACCCCTATTGGCAGCCAAGTAGTCGTTCTAGATGTTTTTGTTGAAGAGTATAGGAATGGCAACCTAATTGGTTATACTCGCCGAACAATGCAAGTTGTTGTCATGTCTTGTAATAACAATAGCTTATCGCTTGATAGTGTATCTGAAGTAGTCAATGGAATCGTACAACCCCATGGCGTGTCTACTACTTTTAACGCTTGCCCTGGCGAAGACTTGCACTTTCAACTTAGCTTATCAGATGTTGATGCCAATGATTCATTGACCGTATCCCAGAGTTACTCAAGTCTTTTTCAGGCTTATCCCAACGCAACAGTTAATCTAACTTACCCTATTTCAGGCAGTACCAATTCCGTTTTAGTCGATGTCATTATTCCAGGGGTTCAAAGCAATGTATTTTCAATCGCTTTTTCTGACAATTCTTGCCCTGTTGCAAGTTTGCAAAGTTTTGGTTTTTCGATATTGCCCTCCAATACCTGTGCTAATATTACAGGGCGTGTTGCTATTGATTCTAATAACAATTGTATTGTTTCACCTTTGGAACAAGCTTATAACAATGTCATTGTTGCCATAAACAAAGGTAACTTTACAACCTATGCCACCCCAGACCCTAATGGAATATATACAGCCCCTGTTGATACAGGAACTTACACGGTCAATCTTATTAATTTACACCCGTATTGGGGTAGCTGCAACAACAATATTATCACTAGCCTTAACAGCAATAACAATGTAGCCAATATAGATTTTCCAATGGTCCCAACAACACTTTGTCCATATATGCATGTAGACATTGGGGCTCCTGTTTTGGTGCATTGTGCTAGTAATTATTATAATGTCGAATATTGTAACCATGGGACAGTTGATGCACTTAATGCCTATATAGAAGTCACTCTCGATCCTTTATTTGTTATCGATAGCACAGAATTGCCAATTAGTAGCCAAGTTGGCAACCTCTATACCTTTTTTCTAGGAACAGTAGCCGTAGATGCTTGTAACAATTTTAAGATATATGGTACACTAGATGGTGCCTGTGACACGCTCAACAGAGGGCGCACCCACTGTGCCGAGGCCAATATTTATCCAGATAGTTCTTGCTCTTCTTGGGTTGGAGCTAATTTGGAAGTAGAGGCAGAATGTCAGAATGATTCTGTATCCTTCCGAATTAAGAATACAGGAAATCAACATATGTTGATTCCCCAAAATTACTGGGTAATTGAGGATAATATTATTTTTTATACCAGCCCAGGACCTGGCATTACCCTTCCGTCTGGAGGCTCTACCAATTGGCAACGTTTTGCGGCAACGGGAGCTACTTATCGTTTGCAGGTTCCACAACCCCAAGGACACCCTTGGTCGGTAGAAGCATCTGCAACTGTTGAAGGCTGCTTATCTCCTGCTTTTAGCCAAAACCCTATTTCAACGGGTTTTGTCAATATTTTTTCTCTTAACGACGGATCTCCTTATTATTCTATAGACTGTCAACAAAATGTAGGTTCTTGGGACCCCAACGATAAACAAGGATTTCCTACTGGTTATTCAGCACCGCATTATATTGAAGAAAATGTAGCGTTAGAATACCGTATCCGTTTCCAAAATACAGGCACTTACCCTGCTACCAATATAGTAATTTTGGATACGCTTTCTCCCCATTTAAATCCTGAAACAATTTTACCAACTATTTCTAGCCATCCCTATACTTGGCGACTAATGGGGAATAATATTATTGAATTTCGCTTTAATAATATTATGCTACCTGATAGCAATAGCAATCTTGCAGCCTCTCATGGCTTTGTAGATTTCAGAATCGAACAACAAACTAACAATCCTATTGGAACGGTTATTAACAATCAAGCTGCTATCTATTTTGACCAAAATCCTGCTGTGATTACCAACCAAACTTACCATACCATTGGGCACGATTTCATACAAATTACAGGAATAGATGCTGTTTTAGTCCCAAAGGTCAAGGTTAATGTTTATCCAAATCCCTTCCAAGAGTCTACCACGATAAAAGTAACAGGAGAAACCACTTATCAACAAATTACCTTATCTGTATTTGATGCAACAGGCAAAACCATTAACGTTATCCATCATCAAAATGAGCAAGAAATCATTCTACAAAAAAATAATATGTTGCAAGGCATCTATTTCTATCGATTAGAGGCAGATGGTTTACTTTTAAATTCGGGGAAATTGATTGTTCATTAAAACAGGTATCTATTTAGGAGTAGCTAGATTCCTCCCTCAATGCAACTCCCTATTAAACAATACAATCATTCCTCAAATTTATTTTTCAAGCTTCTAACGTAAACCGTTAGGAGCTTTTTTTTAGCGAGTCATTTCTAGTTAAGAATTCTTTTAGCATTTTTTAACATAAAAAAATGCAAATCTACTGGACATATTTTATTTGAGCTGCGTTTTATATAATAAACAAACATTGGTTAACAACCTTTTACATCAAAAAAAATGTTTAAAACAGCAATTTAAAATTGTTATTCCTTAACTAAAAATCCCGCTTATGACATTGAAATTTACACTTACTGTTATCTTTTTATCGCTTGCCATTCTATGCATAAACATTCCTGTTAGTGGTCAAATGTGCACTGGAAAAAATAAATCACCCCATAACGAGGAATCAATGGTGACGCAAACTGCTATTGCGCAAAATGTTCCAACCAAACGCATCTACATCCCACCTAATTATACGCCTCCATTGGCAGATAAAAAATTAATCATGTTTCCTGAAACTGTTGCCACAAAGAAAAAGCAAAAAAAGTTACTTAAAAAACGTAAAAAACAAAAAAAAGCAAATAGACAGGGTTGCATAGCTATCAATATGTAATCCGATTGCTTATCTTTGCAAAATCACTTTTCGTCAAAGTCCTAATTCTATTTTAGGGCTTTTTTTTATACAAAAACATTTCTGAACCTTAAGGACATAAGCAAAACTAGTGATTGTGAGTTTAAGACACAGAAGTTGCTTACTTACTTATAGATTACCTACAATAAAACTCTATGTTTCAATTCATAAAGCAACGCCTTGCTAGTTTCCAATGGGCACTAAAAGGTATGAAAGATCTTTTTACCAACCATCCGAATGCCCAAGTACATCTTGGAGCCAGCTTAGTTGTTATCCCCTTGGCTCTTTTTCTTCAAATATCTACTATAGAATGGTGTATAATTATACTTTGTATTACCCTAGTGATGGCAATGGAAGCGCTTAATTCTGCCTTAGAATATTTAGCGGACAAAATCTGCCCTGAACAGGATGAGTTAATTGGGAAAGCTAAAGATATTGCAGCCACGGCAGTTTTGTTAACAGCCATAGGAGCTGCCCTTATTGGTTCACTTATCTTTTTGCCAAAAATTTATGCTTTATTTTTAGCCTAAAACATAAAAGTATCAGACACAAAAATGCCTGATACTAATTATCAAAAACATAAACATTTAGTTTATATGGAACTAGACTATCTTTTAATAAATTTTATAGTAGTTGCAGATGTTTTTATGGTTAATTTCAAATAATAAACCCCACTCACTATATTGTCCAAATTTAATTCTAAGCGTTGATTTCCAACAATGTATTTTGCCAAAACGGTTTGCCCCATAGCATTGACAACTTCTAACGCTATATCGTCCTTATACTCCCCTAAATTGATGGTTAATTTTTGAGTCGTTGGATTCGGATAAACAACAACATGATCCAACACCTGCTCTATTGCCTTGGTATTGGTCAAACAGTTAGTGCTTAACGTACTCACAGGGTCTATCCCCCAAAGAATACCAGAATAAGTAGGATCATCAACCTGTATACAAGTTAACAATGGATTTCCTCTGGTATTAAAAAATTGTAAATTCGTATTGTTACCATTTTGTATGTTTAGGCTACTCAATTGGTTGCTATCGCAATAAAACCAATAAAGACTCGTATTTAGGCTTACATCCAAAGCGGTCAACAAGTTGGCACCACACTTTAGTTCCGTTATGCCTGTATTGGTACTTAAATCCAATGTCGTTAATTGATTGTTGCGGCAATTCAAATTGGTCAAAGCAGTATGGGCGCTTAGGGTTAAGCTCGGCAATTGATTCTCATAACACCACAAAATAGTTAGTAAAGGATTTGAACTTAGGTCTAAGGCTGTCAGTTGATTAGAACCACACCTCAAATCATTAAGCAAGCTATTATTACTTAGATTTAAGGCAGACAATTGATTAAAACTACAATCTAAAATTCTCAACCCTACATTAGAACTGACATCTAAGGCTGTTAACTGGTTTGAGCTACAACTCAACTCATTAAGAGCCGTATTAGAACCTAGGTTTAAGGTTGTTAATTGATTTGAACTACAGCCCAAAGAAGTAAGTGCTGTATTGGAGCTTACATTTAAGGTTGTTAACTGGTTAAAATTACACAGTAAAGAAGTAAGTGCCGTAAACGCCTCAATACCCGTTAGGTCTGCAATATTTTTAGAATTTACATCAATTCCTCCATTATAGGCCTGTGCTTCAGTAAGCTGTATTTCGGTATCTCCATTGGTATTAATAGCTGAATTTGCCACCAATTGAGCTTTAAAATTGGCATCGGGAATAGTAACATTTTGTGCCTTCAGTTGCATCCCCGTTCCAAACAGAACTAGAGCTGCAACCATTAATAATTTTAATTGGTCCATCTTTTTATTTTTTTATGAGAAATGGTAAATTTCTCCTAATTAATTATTAAAGAATAGACGAATCTAATTAATTCTACACAGAGATCATAAAATCCTTTGTCATTATATAAACATTTAACAATTAAGGACTTATAATTATATGTTCTATTTTAAATGAGGAAAAAAGGTTATACTTTCATTACTTTTTCTAAACTTTCCCACAATTTTTGAGCGGTCAAATCCCAAGAAAATTGCTGCCGTTGAGTTTTTCCCTTTTCTATCAATTCTGCTCTAAGTTCTGGTTCGGTCCATAAACGCTGCATTTGTTCACTAATAGCATCAACTGAATTAGGATCTGCCAACAATCCTGCTGCCCCTGCAACCTCTGGCATTGACGAACAATTGGATGTTATACTAGGCACATTGCAATACATCGCCTCTAAAATTGGAATGCCAAAGCCTTCAAATAAAGAAACATAAGTTAGGGCAAAGGCAGAAGCAACAATTTTAGGCAATAATTCATTTGAGACATACCCCAAAAAAATAATATCTTCCTTATGGACTAATGTCTCTAACAAATCGCCAACAGGCCCACCTTGCCACATGATACGTCCAGCAAATAGCAATTTAGCAGGAGATTTTGTCTTTTGCTTAAAAGCATCAAAAGCTCGCAATAGATTCGGCACATTTTTGCGAGGATGAATAGATCCCACGTATAAAAAATAAGCTTGCCCAGCACTATATTCTTTTCGTATCAATTCTTGTTCTTGGAGCGGCAATGGTTGATAATTTTGATGACTCCCATTATAAACTACGTCTATTTTAGTAGGAGCAAGGTCAAAAGCCTGCACCATATCTTGTTTGGAATAGGCTGAAACCGTTGCAATTCGAGTAGCGGCATGTACAAATTTAGGTACATAATAACTATAATATTTCATTGCCGTGTAATAGACATGTTTCTTAAAGTGCATCCAAGCTATATCGTGCAACACCATTAGAGTAGGCACTTTTGTGCTAAGTGAAAGAAAGCCATCAGGAGAAACAAAAACATCTGCTTTATGCTTTTTTAACAACCTAGGAATAGCCCATTCATACCAACAATAAAATAAAATAGGATGCCGAGCTGGCGGGAATGCCTGAACTCCAGTTACATTTTTGGCAAAAATAAATTCTTCAGAAAAAGGGCGGTCAAAAATAAAAATAAATTCATGTTCAGGATGCCATTCTACCCAACGCTTAACCGTTTCATGGGTAAACCAACCAATTCCCTCCAACTTAGAGGGCATTAAGAACCTCGTATTAATTGCTATTCTCATAACATTTTATGTTTAACTCCCATTTGATCTAATGCTTCTTCAACGGTGTATATAGGCAAGCTACAAGTATAATCTTTGCAAATTACAACCGCTGTTTGCTCAATGGCTTCTGGTATGGATATATTTCGAACCATTTTGGTATCCGAAGTCGAAACAAAGGTATTAAATAGACTTTCAGCTAATAAGCGTTTGATAAATTCCTCCTTATGAGGTCCCATCACTGCAACCGTCTGCAATGGATAAACTTCTAAAAACAAAGCATTTGCCCATTTTCCAAAGGACTGAGGATAAGTTTCTATTTTTTCTTTGAACACCAACAATAATTTCTCTGCTTGCTTTCTATAAGATAAATCATCCAACAACACTCCAATACGCTGAAGGTTGTGCAACATAGTAGCATTGCCAGATGGTGTTGCTCCATCATAAATTATTTTCTTGTGTAAGATAATATCTTGTTGCTTGGCAGATGTAAAATAATACAAGTGATCTTGGTGATCTAAAAATTCGTTGTTTACAAAATCGGTATATTCTTTTGCCAATTGGCTGTACCGAACCTCTTGTGTAATGGCATAAATTTCTATCAATGCCTCTATCAACAAAGCATAATCATCTAAAAAAGCATGGTGCTGGGCTTGACCATTTTTGTAACTATGAAATAAGTGCAACCCTTTTTTGGTAATGGCAAATTGTTCTAATACAAAATGCAGCGCTTTAAGTGCTGTTTTTTTGTAGGCTTCAATCCCCAAGGCTTGATACGCCTTGCAATAAGCAGTTATCATCATCGCATTCCAGTCCAACAAAACTTTATCGTCTAGACCAGGGCGAATTCGTTGAGCACGGGCAGCAAGGAGTTTGGTTCTGCACTTAAGCAAAAAAGTTTCGGTTTCAGCTTGATTACTCAATTCCATTTTTTGCATAAAATCCTCTATTCCAATAGGGATATTTAAAATATTTTTTGTCTCCCAATTTCCCTCTTCAGAGACATCATAGTAAGCACAAAATAAAGCGCTGTCTTCCCCCAACAACTCCTCAATTTCGCTCTTATTCCAAACATAAAACTTTCCTTCTTCCCCCTCCGAATCGGCATCTAAAGCAGCATAAAATCCCCCTTCCTCCGATAACATTTCACGTTCCACCCAATCCAACGTTTCCTGAATGCGTTGTTGGTAAAGAGTGCTTTTTGTTAATTTATAGGCATCAGCCAATAGGGCTACCAACAGTGCATTGTCGTACAACATTTTCTCAAAATGAGGCACTAACCAACGCTCATCAACCGTATAAC from Aureispira anguillae encodes:
- a CDS encoding thioredoxin domain-containing protein, with the translated sequence MKAPNRLIHESSPYLQQHAYNPVDWYPWGKEALDKAQQEDKPILVSIGYSTCHWCHVMERESFENEEIADFMNAHFINIKVDREERPDIDAIYMEAVQLLQNGQGGWPLNCFLMPDGRPFFGGTYFPPTPAYRRASWMQVLKNLSTAYANRRADVEEQASRVLHHIQQAQTSFSSTIPIADAEVLFDVSSVQNTFEQLQKGFDQEHGGFGGAPKFPGTMPLRFCLNYYLAKGDEQALNQLLLSLDKMAMGGIYDHLGGGFSRYTVDERWLVPHFEKMLYDNALLVALLADAYKLTKSTLYQQRIQETLDWVEREMLSEEGGFYAALDADSEGEEGKFYVWNKSEIEELLGEDSALFCAYYDVSEEGNWETKNILNIPIGIEDFMQKMELSNQAETETFLLKCRTKLLAARAQRIRPGLDDKVLLDWNAMMITAYCKAYQALGIEAYKKTALKALHFVLEQFAITKKGLHLFHSYKNGQAQHHAFLDDYALLIEALIEIYAITQEVRYSQLAKEYTDFVNNEFLDHQDHLYYFTSAKQQDIILHKKIIYDGATPSGNATMLHNLQRIGVLLDDLSYRKQAEKLLLVFKEKIETYPQSFGKWANALFLEVYPLQTVAVMGPHKEEFIKRLLAESLFNTFVSTSDTKMVRNISIPEAIEQTAVVICKDYTCSLPIYTVEEALDQMGVKHKML
- a CDS encoding T9SS type A sorting domain-containing protein, which codes for MDQLKLLMVAALVLFGTGMQLKAQNVTIPDANFKAQLVANSAINTNGDTEIQLTEAQAYNGGIDVNSKNIADLTGIEAFTALTSLLCNFNQLTTLNVSSNTALTSLGCSSNQLTTLNLGSNTALNELSCSSNQLTALDVSSNVGLRILDCSFNQLSALNLSNNSLLNDLRCGSNQLTALDLSSNPLLTILWCYENQLPSLTLSAHTALTNLNCRNNQLTTLDLSTNTGITELKCGANLLTALDVSLNTSLYWFYCDSNQLSSLNIQNGNNTNLQFFNTRGNPLLTCIQVDDPTYSGILWGIDPVSTLSTNCLTNTKAIEQVLDHVVVYPNPTTQKLTINLGEYKDDIALEVVNAMGQTVLAKYIVGNQRLELNLDNIVSGVYYLKLTIKTSATTIKFIKR
- a CDS encoding T9SS type A sorting domain-containing protein, translating into MAFFFLLGNKTYASHAAAADLSYTCLGNNRYQIKLRLYRDCSGIALPSSVLIDLNGGGSCAGLTQSIPLALSSITEVPIACTPFLGQSTCNGGIVPGYEENTYIGTLDLSSFPVGCTWTISYSSCCRNATITNLNNPSSQNLYIETTLLDGNITCNSSPTFANIPIFVVCDSLAQSISNSVIEADGDSIVYSLTAPLAATGSPISYATGFSPTNPLTTSSGVNFNPSNGQLNFTPIGSQVVVLDVFVEEYRNGNLIGYTRRTMQVVVMSCNNNSLSLDSVSEVVNGIVQPHGVSTTFNACPGEDLHFQLSLSDVDANDSLTVSQSYSSLFQAYPNATVNLTYPISGSTNSVLVDVIIPGVQSNVFSIAFSDNSCPVASLQSFGFSILPSNTCANITGRVAIDSNNNCIVSPLEQAYNNVIVAINKGNFTTYATPDPNGIYTAPVDTGTYTVNLINLHPYWGSCNNNIITSLNSNNNVANIDFPMVPTTLCPYMHVDIGAPVLVHCASNYYNVEYCNHGTVDALNAYIEVTLDPLFVIDSTELPISSQVGNLYTFFLGTVAVDACNNFKIYGTLDGACDTLNRGRTHCAEANIYPDSSCSSWVGANLEVEAECQNDSVSFRIKNTGNQHMLIPQNYWVIEDNIIFYTSPGPGITLPSGGSTNWQRFAATGATYRLQVPQPQGHPWSVEASATVEGCLSPAFSQNPISTGFVNIFSLNDGSPYYSIDCQQNVGSWDPNDKQGFPTGYSAPHYIEENVALEYRIRFQNTGTYPATNIVILDTLSPHLNPETILPTISSHPYTWRLMGNNIIEFRFNNIMLPDSNSNLAASHGFVDFRIEQQTNNPIGTVINNQAAIYFDQNPAVITNQTYHTIGHDFIQITGIDAVLVPKVKVNVYPNPFQESTTIKVTGETTYQQITLSVFDATGKTINVIHHQNEQEIILQKNNMLQGIYFYRLEADGLLLNSGKLIVH
- a CDS encoding diacylglycerol kinase, whose protein sequence is MFQFIKQRLASFQWALKGMKDLFTNHPNAQVHLGASLVVIPLALFLQISTIEWCIIILCITLVMAMEALNSALEYLADKICPEQDELIGKAKDIAATAVLLTAIGAALIGSLIFLPKIYALFLA
- a CDS encoding glycosyltransferase family 4 protein gives rise to the protein MRIAINTRFLMPSKLEGIGWFTHETVKRWVEWHPEHEFIFIFDRPFSEEFIFAKNVTGVQAFPPARHPILFYCWYEWAIPRLLKKHKADVFVSPDGFLSLSTKVPTLMVLHDIAWMHFKKHVYYTAMKYYSYYVPKFVHAATRIATVSAYSKQDMVQAFDLAPTKIDVVYNGSHQNYQPLPLQEQELIRKEYSAGQAYFLYVGSIHPRKNVPNLLRAFDAFKQKTKSPAKLLFAGRIMWQGGPVGDLLETLVHKEDIIFLGYVSNELLPKIVASAFALTYVSLFEGFGIPILEAMYCNVPSITSNCSSMPEVAGAAGLLADPNSVDAISEQMQRLWTEPELRAELIEKGKTQRQQFSWDLTAQKLWESLEKVMKV